Proteins encoded in a region of the Gammaproteobacteria bacterium genome:
- a CDS encoding DUF3379 family protein produces the protein MDNSEFETRVFANPEDNEQDFLDAVMALPERQKLLNEVRSFNDRLGRLTNGVSAPPELSSRLKSLVTGTDEEVRQESPAPDNVVRFPGRLRPTRRLSMAAVLVLAVGVAYSSLFGGNQPSAAEIAFGQQIVNHIYMELDEIGASSGASLQQVNQAVSSIGGALTSAGAISQLGISFAKPCAILPQGSSAHLVVSGNRGAVNIIITDNSPVRREFSFTDERFEAVIIPLEKGNLILVGEKNERLTDFQEMLNETLTWSI, from the coding sequence ATGGATAATTCGGAATTTGAAACGCGGGTATTCGCCAACCCTGAAGACAATGAGCAGGATTTTCTGGACGCCGTAATGGCCCTGCCGGAGCGACAGAAACTACTGAACGAAGTTCGTTCGTTCAATGACCGGCTGGGACGCCTGACCAACGGGGTAAGTGCACCCCCGGAGCTGTCCAGCAGACTCAAGAGCCTGGTCACCGGGACCGACGAAGAAGTCCGGCAGGAGTCACCTGCGCCTGACAATGTAGTCCGATTCCCCGGCCGTTTGCGGCCGACGCGGCGGCTGTCGATGGCCGCGGTGCTGGTACTTGCCGTTGGCGTGGCATATTCCTCCCTGTTTGGCGGTAACCAGCCCTCAGCGGCTGAAATAGCATTCGGACAACAGATTGTCAACCATATTTACATGGAGCTCGATGAAATCGGCGCCAGTTCCGGCGCCAGTCTGCAACAGGTCAATCAGGCGGTCAGCTCCATCGGGGGCGCTCTGACCAGTGCCGGGGCCATTAGTCAGCTGGGCATCAGCTTTGCCAAACCCTGCGCCATCCTGCCCCAGGGCAGCAGCGCCCACCTGGTTGTGAGTGGCAACAGAGGCGCGGTCAATATCATCATCACCGACAACAGTCCTGTGCGGCGTGAATTCAGTTTCACCGATGAAAGGTTCGAGGCGGTGATAATACCGCTGGAAAAGGGCAACCTGATCCTGGTAGGGGAAAAGAACGAGCGCCTGACTGACTTTCAGGAAATGCTGAACGAAACCCTCACCTGGTCTATCTGA
- the greA gene encoding transcription elongation factor GreA, with protein sequence MQKVPMTKEGAEKLRKELAELKSQVRPRIIAAIAEAREHGDLKENAEYHAAREQQSFCEGRIAEIEGKLSGCEIIDVTQIEPTGRVIFGATVTLLNLDNEKQSVYQIVGEDEANVAAGKISVGSPIARALMGKHEGDEVVVKAPVGDIEYEIEKVEHR encoded by the coding sequence ATGCAAAAAGTACCAATGACAAAGGAAGGTGCCGAAAAGCTGCGTAAAGAGCTTGCGGAGCTTAAATCGCAGGTCCGCCCGCGCATAATAGCTGCCATTGCAGAAGCCCGAGAGCATGGAGACCTGAAAGAGAATGCCGAATATCACGCGGCCCGGGAGCAGCAGAGTTTCTGCGAAGGGCGGATCGCGGAGATCGAGGGTAAGCTGTCAGGCTGTGAAATTATCGATGTGACTCAGATAGAACCCACCGGTCGGGTTATATTCGGCGCTACTGTGACCCTGCTTAATCTGGACAATGAAAAGCAGTCGGTCTATCAGATCGTCGGTGAAGATGAGGCTAACGTTGCTGCCGGCAAAATCAGCGTGGGCTCACCTATCGCCAGGGCGCTGATGGGTAAGCACGAAGGAGACGAAGTGGTCGTCAAGGCTCCAGTTGGCGATATCGAGTACGAGATTGAGAAGGTGGAGCACCGCTAG
- the rlmE gene encoding 23S rRNA (uridine(2552)-2'-O)-methyltransferase RlmE, with the protein MARSKSSKGWLKEHFDDAYVKQSRDQGYRSRASFKLLEIQDKDHLFKPGMTVVDLGAAPGGWSQVAASLVGAGGKVIASDILAMDPIADVQFIQGDFTEDAVFEKILAALEDQRADLVISDMAPNLSGMKEIDQPRVLYLGELAFDLATTVLRENGALLVKVFQGSGLDTYQKQLKTRFRSVKVRKPRASRARSAELYLLAEGFIAGE; encoded by the coding sequence TTGGCAAGATCGAAAAGCAGTAAAGGCTGGCTGAAAGAGCACTTTGACGACGCCTACGTGAAGCAGTCCCGTGATCAGGGTTACCGGTCGCGGGCCAGTTTCAAGCTGTTGGAAATTCAGGATAAGGATCACCTTTTCAAACCCGGTATGACGGTGGTGGATCTGGGGGCTGCGCCGGGCGGGTGGTCTCAGGTAGCCGCCTCGCTGGTGGGAGCCGGTGGTAAGGTGATTGCCAGTGACATTCTCGCCATGGACCCGATTGCCGATGTGCAGTTCATCCAGGGGGATTTCACTGAGGACGCCGTGTTCGAGAAGATTCTCGCTGCCCTGGAAGATCAGCGCGCCGACCTTGTAATTTCGGACATGGCCCCAAACCTGAGTGGTATGAAGGAAATCGATCAGCCACGGGTCCTGTATCTCGGAGAGCTTGCCTTCGACCTCGCCACAACGGTGCTGAGGGAAAACGGCGCCTTACTCGTCAAGGTGTTCCAGGGGTCCGGACTCGATACTTACCAGAAGCAGCTTAAAACCCGTTTCAGGTCGGTAAAGGTAAGAAAACCACGAGCTTCCCGGGCCCGGTCAGCTGAACTGTATCTGCTGGCCGAGGGTTTTATAGCGGGTGAATGA
- the carB gene encoding carbamoyl-phosphate synthase large subunit, which produces MPKRTDIKSILIIGAGPIVIGQACEFDYSGTQACQALQEEGYRVILVNSNPATIMTDPSMADATYIEPVNWQVVEKIIEKERPDAILPTMGGQTGLNCALDLDKHGVLEKYNVELIGARKEAIDKAEDRELFDNAMKAIGLETPAHGIARSMEQAYETLEQVGFPCIIRPSFTMGGSGGGIAYNREEFEEICTRGMKLSPTNELLIDESLIGWKEYELEVVRDKNDNCIIVCPIENFDAMGVHTGDSITVAPAQTLTDKEYQILRDASIAVLREIGVETGGSNVQFGINPADGRLVVIEMNPRVSRSSALASKATGFPIARVAAKLAVGYTLDELKNEITGGVTPASFEPAIDYVVTKIPRFTFEKFDQANDRLTTQMKSVGEVMAIGRTFQESIQKALRGLEVGVSGFDPILDTRLSDASDTLKRELMEPGAQRIWYIGDAFRLGMSVDKVHELTGVDPWYLIQIEELIKLEKDVSKMSLGQLDRDTLYRLKRKGFSDRRLATLTGVSESEMQNARHKLGVRPVYKRVDTCAAEFESTTAYMYSTYEEVCEANPSDRKKIMVLGGGPNRIGQGIEFDYCCVHAALAMREDGYETIMVNCNPETVSTDFNISDRLFFEPVTFEDVLEIVHLEKPVGVIVQFGGQTPLNIVTRLEDAGVPVIGTSPDAIDRAEDRERFQQLIQKLDLKQPPNCTVRSVEESLARARDLSYPLVVRPSYVLGGRAMEIVYNEEELNRYLHNAVKVSNESPVLLDYFLSSAIEIDVDVVCDGKQVVVGAIMQHIEKAGVHSGDSACSLPPYSLPAAVQEQIREQVTRLALELGVVGLMNTQLAYQDGEIYIIEVNPRASRTVPFVSKCIGQSLAKIAARCMVGMSLEEQNFTREIIPSTFAVKEAVFPFVKFPGVDPILGPEMKSTGEVMGVGETFAEAFAKSQMAAGEKISVGGTAFISVKDSDKTACLEVARKLNKLGFALVATRGTARVIEGAGLPVRVVNKVAEGRPHIVDMIKNDEIQLIVNTTEGKQAIIDSSNIRRSALRHDVFCTTTLDAGLAVCQALEFGDAMSVLSLQELHSRLSAA; this is translated from the coding sequence ATGCCAAAACGAACAGACATTAAAAGTATTTTGATCATTGGAGCAGGGCCCATCGTAATAGGTCAGGCTTGCGAGTTTGATTATTCAGGCACCCAGGCGTGTCAGGCTCTCCAGGAAGAGGGCTATCGGGTCATTCTGGTTAACTCTAATCCAGCAACTATCATGACCGACCCTTCCATGGCGGATGCCACTTACATCGAACCGGTGAACTGGCAGGTTGTCGAAAAAATCATCGAGAAAGAGCGGCCAGACGCAATTCTTCCGACCATGGGTGGCCAGACCGGGCTTAACTGTGCTCTGGATCTGGATAAACATGGGGTTTTGGAAAAGTACAATGTAGAGCTGATTGGCGCGAGAAAAGAAGCTATAGACAAGGCCGAAGACCGCGAACTGTTTGATAACGCCATGAAGGCCATCGGTCTGGAAACTCCCGCGCATGGTATTGCCCGAAGTATGGAGCAGGCCTACGAAACTCTTGAGCAGGTGGGTTTTCCCTGTATTATCCGCCCTTCCTTCACCATGGGTGGAAGCGGTGGAGGAATTGCCTACAACAGGGAAGAGTTTGAAGAGATCTGTACTCGCGGGATGAAACTTTCACCCACCAATGAATTATTGATCGATGAATCATTAATCGGCTGGAAAGAATACGAGCTTGAAGTTGTGCGTGACAAGAATGATAACTGTATCATTGTCTGTCCGATTGAAAATTTCGATGCCATGGGCGTGCACACCGGCGACTCCATTACGGTGGCTCCGGCCCAGACTCTCACGGACAAGGAATACCAGATTCTGCGAGATGCCTCGATCGCAGTGCTGCGGGAGATCGGCGTTGAAACGGGCGGTTCGAACGTCCAGTTCGGTATCAATCCCGCGGACGGCAGGCTGGTCGTCATCGAGATGAACCCGCGGGTGTCCCGCTCTTCGGCCCTGGCTTCCAAGGCAACCGGTTTTCCGATCGCCCGGGTGGCGGCCAAGCTGGCGGTCGGCTACACCCTGGATGAATTGAAGAACGAAATCACCGGCGGTGTCACTCCGGCCTCTTTTGAGCCGGCTATCGATTACGTGGTTACCAAGATTCCCCGCTTCACTTTTGAAAAATTTGATCAGGCCAATGATCGCCTGACGACCCAGATGAAATCCGTAGGGGAGGTGATGGCGATCGGCCGCACTTTTCAGGAATCGATTCAGAAGGCACTGCGCGGCCTGGAGGTTGGCGTCAGTGGTTTCGACCCTATCCTGGATACCAGGCTGAGCGATGCCAGCGATACTCTGAAGCGCGAACTCATGGAGCCTGGTGCGCAGCGAATCTGGTATATCGGCGATGCTTTCAGGTTGGGCATGAGCGTCGACAAGGTACATGAGTTGACAGGTGTTGACCCCTGGTACCTGATTCAGATCGAAGAGTTGATCAAGCTGGAAAAAGATGTCTCCAAAATGTCCCTGGGGCAGCTGGACCGGGACACCCTGTACCGACTCAAACGAAAGGGTTTCTCTGATCGACGCCTTGCCACCCTGACTGGTGTCAGCGAGTCTGAAATGCAGAACGCTAGGCATAAACTGGGTGTCCGGCCGGTATACAAACGGGTGGATACCTGTGCGGCGGAATTTGAATCCACCACCGCGTACATGTATTCCACCTATGAAGAAGTCTGTGAGGCAAATCCGTCCGACCGGAAGAAGATCATGGTTCTGGGAGGCGGGCCTAACCGCATCGGGCAGGGTATCGAGTTTGATTACTGCTGCGTACACGCTGCACTGGCAATGCGGGAAGACGGTTACGAGACCATCATGGTGAATTGTAATCCGGAAACCGTCTCTACGGATTTCAATATCTCTGATCGTCTGTTTTTTGAGCCGGTAACTTTCGAGGATGTACTGGAGATCGTTCATCTTGAAAAACCAGTCGGTGTAATCGTGCAGTTCGGTGGGCAGACCCCATTGAACATCGTTACCCGCCTGGAAGATGCTGGTGTGCCGGTGATTGGCACGTCGCCGGATGCCATTGACCGGGCTGAGGACAGGGAGCGTTTTCAGCAATTGATTCAAAAACTGGATCTGAAGCAGCCGCCCAACTGTACGGTGCGCAGTGTCGAAGAAAGCCTGGCGCGGGCGAGAGATCTGTCTTATCCGCTTGTAGTGCGTCCTTCATACGTTCTTGGCGGGCGAGCCATGGAGATCGTGTACAACGAAGAGGAGCTTAATCGCTACCTGCATAACGCAGTTAAAGTGTCCAACGAAAGCCCGGTGCTGCTGGATTACTTTCTCAGCTCGGCGATTGAGATCGATGTCGATGTCGTCTGCGATGGTAAACAGGTAGTGGTAGGGGCCATCATGCAGCACATCGAGAAAGCCGGTGTGCACTCTGGCGATTCGGCGTGCTCGCTGCCACCCTACAGCCTGCCGGCTGCAGTGCAGGAGCAGATTCGCGAGCAGGTCACGCGCCTGGCGCTGGAGCTCGGGGTAGTGGGGCTGATGAATACCCAGCTGGCCTACCAGGACGGTGAGATCTACATTATCGAAGTTAACCCCAGAGCCTCGCGCACGGTGCCCTTTGTTTCCAAGTGTATCGGCCAGTCACTGGCCAAGATTGCGGCGCGCTGCATGGTTGGCATGAGCCTGGAGGAACAGAACTTTACCAGGGAGATCATCCCTTCCACCTTTGCTGTGAAAGAAGCCGTCTTCCCGTTTGTGAAGTTTCCCGGAGTGGACCCCATTCTGGGTCCGGAGATGAAGTCAACCGGGGAGGTGATGGGAGTCGGTGAGACATTCGCCGAAGCGTTTGCCAAGTCCCAGATGGCGGCTGGAGAAAAAATCTCTGTCGGGGGAACCGCCTTTATCAGCGTGAAGGACTCCGACAAGACCGCTTGTCTGGAGGTGGCACGCAAGCTTAATAAGCTTGGTTTCGCGCTGGTTGCTACCCGCGGTACTGCCAGGGTTATCGAGGGAGCAGGTCTGCCGGTGCGGGTTGTCAACAAGGTCGCCGAGGGGCGCCCGCACATTGTTGATATGATCAAGAATGATGAAATTCAGCTGATCGTCAATACGACCGAGGGCAAGCAGGCGATTATCGATTCATCCAATATTCGTCGCAGTGCGCTGCGGCACGATGTGTTCTGTACCACGACCCTGGACGCGGGGCTGGCCGTATGCCAGGCGTTAGAATTCGGTGATGCGATGTCGGTACTCAGTCTGCAGGAACTCCATAGTCGTCTGAGCGCGGCCTGA
- a CDS encoding YhbY family RNA-binding protein → MPTNSQQKKQFRAIGHKLKPIVTVADKGLTENVRLELERALTDHELIKVKIAVGDRVAREAIKNELTDLLGAECIQQVGHILLIYRATRKADPRLSNLLRKV, encoded by the coding sequence ATGCCCACTAACTCTCAGCAGAAAAAGCAGTTTCGCGCCATCGGCCACAAACTGAAGCCCATCGTCACGGTAGCTGATAAAGGGTTGACCGAAAACGTCAGGCTGGAGCTGGAGCGGGCATTGACCGACCACGAACTTATTAAAGTCAAGATCGCCGTCGGTGACCGGGTCGCCCGGGAGGCAATTAAAAACGAGCTGACCGACCTGCTGGGGGCCGAGTGTATTCAGCAGGTCGGTCATATCCTGCTGATATACCGGGCAACCCGAAAAGCTGATCCGCGGCTTTCCAACCTGCTCCGTAAAGTCTGA
- the ftsH gene encoding ATP-dependent zinc metalloprotease FtsH, with the protein MNDMAKNLILWMIIAGVLLMVFNSINQETRDESLNYSTFIREVRSGQVAAVDIAGIEIAGIRTDNSRFRTTMPMIGDPQLMDDLFENGVEIRASAPEQQSIWSQLLVASFPILIIIALFFFFMRQMQGGGAGGKGGPMSFGKSKAKLLGEDQIKVTFADVAGVDEAKEDVQELVEFLREPDKFQRLGGRIPRGILMVGQPGTGKTLLAKAIAGEAKVPFFSISGSDFVEMFVGVGASRVRDMFDQAKKAAPCIIFIDEIDAVGRHRGAGLGGGHDEREQTLNQLLVEMDGFEANDGIIVIAATNRPDVLDPALLRPGRFDRQVVVGLPDIRGREQILKVHMRKVPIDDNVKASLIARGTPGFSGADLANLVNEAALFAARGSRRLVTMEEFEKAKDKIMMGAERKSMVMSDKEKLNTAYHEAGHAIVGRLVPEHDPVYKVSIIPRGRALGVTMFLPEEDRYSISKTHLLSQICSLYGGRIAEEMTLGKEGVTTGASNDIQRATELARNMVTKWGLSEKMGPLMYTENDGEVFLGRSAASPTKSVSDDTAEAIDHEVRTIIDECYTRAQEILESNRDKLELMKDALLEYETIDAEQINDIMEGSRPRPPADWSDQDQNNSGTGTLSRDGDKKAEGPQDTIKDTKIGGPASEH; encoded by the coding sequence TTGAATGACATGGCAAAGAACTTGATTTTGTGGATGATTATCGCCGGCGTCCTGCTGATGGTTTTCAACAGCATAAATCAGGAAACCCGTGACGAATCCCTGAACTACTCAACCTTTATCAGGGAGGTGCGTTCCGGTCAGGTGGCCGCCGTGGACATAGCCGGTATCGAGATTGCCGGTATCCGTACCGACAACAGCCGCTTTCGAACCACCATGCCGATGATCGGTGATCCCCAGCTCATGGATGATCTGTTTGAAAACGGAGTCGAAATCCGTGCCAGTGCCCCAGAGCAGCAAAGCATCTGGAGCCAGTTGCTAGTGGCCAGTTTCCCAATTCTGATCATAATCGCGCTGTTCTTCTTCTTCATGCGGCAGATGCAGGGTGGCGGGGCTGGAGGCAAGGGTGGTCCCATGTCATTCGGCAAGAGCAAGGCCAAACTGCTCGGTGAAGACCAGATCAAGGTAACCTTTGCCGATGTGGCTGGCGTCGACGAGGCCAAGGAAGATGTTCAGGAGCTGGTGGAGTTTCTGCGCGAACCGGACAAGTTTCAACGGCTCGGCGGGCGCATTCCCCGCGGCATACTTATGGTTGGCCAACCCGGTACCGGCAAGACGCTGCTGGCCAAGGCAATTGCCGGTGAAGCAAAAGTGCCGTTCTTTTCAATCTCCGGCTCCGATTTTGTGGAAATGTTTGTCGGCGTAGGCGCATCCCGCGTGCGCGATATGTTCGACCAGGCCAAGAAGGCGGCTCCCTGCATTATCTTCATCGATGAGATCGATGCCGTAGGCAGACATCGTGGTGCCGGGCTGGGTGGTGGCCATGATGAGCGCGAACAAACTCTGAACCAGCTACTGGTGGAGATGGACGGCTTCGAGGCCAATGACGGCATCATCGTGATCGCGGCCACTAACCGGCCCGACGTGCTGGATCCGGCTCTTTTGCGTCCCGGTCGCTTCGACCGCCAGGTGGTAGTTGGCTTGCCTGACATCCGTGGTCGTGAACAGATCCTCAAGGTTCACATGCGCAAGGTGCCCATCGACGACAATGTGAAAGCCAGCCTGATAGCCCGCGGCACGCCAGGTTTTTCCGGCGCTGATCTGGCCAACCTGGTAAACGAGGCAGCCCTGTTTGCCGCCCGCGGCAGCAGACGCCTGGTAACCATGGAGGAATTCGAGAAAGCCAAGGACAAGATCATGATGGGCGCCGAGCGCAAGTCCATGGTCATGTCTGACAAGGAAAAACTGAATACTGCCTATCACGAAGCCGGGCATGCCATCGTCGGTCGCCTGGTCCCGGAACATGACCCTGTTTACAAGGTCAGTATCATTCCCCGCGGCAGGGCCCTGGGTGTCACCATGTTTCTGCCTGAAGAGGATCGCTACAGCATCAGTAAAACCCACCTTCTGAGTCAGATCTGCAGCCTCTATGGTGGACGGATCGCCGAGGAGATGACGCTTGGTAAGGAAGGTGTCACTACCGGGGCGTCCAATGATATTCAGCGTGCCACCGAACTGGCCAGAAACATGGTTACCAAGTGGGGGCTATCTGAAAAGATGGGTCCGTTGATGTACACAGAAAACGACGGCGAGGTGTTTCTGGGGCGATCCGCCGCTTCACCGACCAAGTCCGTCTCTGACGATACTGCCGAAGCAATCGATCACGAAGTACGCACAATTATCGATGAATGCTATACCAGGGCCCAGGAAATACTGGAATCCAACCGGGACAAGCTGGAATTGATGAAGGATGCGTTGCTCGAATACGAGACTATCGACGCCGAGCAGATCAACGACATCATGGAAGGCAGCAGGCCAAGGCCGCCGGCAGACTGGTCGGATCAGGACCAGAATAATTCCGGCACCGGTACGTTGAGCAGGGACGGAGACAAGAAAGCCGAGGGCCCGCAAGACACCATAAAAGACACCAAGATCGGTGGTCCAGCCAGCGAACACTGA
- the dapB gene encoding 4-hydroxy-tetrahydrodipicolinate reductase — MNRIAIAGAAGRMGRALIEAVLCSNLDIELTVATVLKSDPAHGMDLATLIGMAPLGILADESLENSVADFDVLIDFTAPEASLEHLALCQRHGKGIVIGTTGFSDPQKQVIAAAAEQIPVVFAPNMSVGVNVCLKLLQAAASALGDEVDVEIVEAHHRHKKDAPSGTALRMGEVIANTLGRDLGEVAVYGREGITGERDRKTIGFATVRAGDIVGDHTVIFAGQGERLEITHRASSRMTFAAGAVRAAAWLGDKQPGLYGMDDVLGWTDR; from the coding sequence ATGAACCGGATAGCCATAGCGGGTGCAGCGGGGCGAATGGGTCGCGCCCTTATCGAAGCGGTCCTATGCAGTAATCTCGATATTGAGTTGACGGTGGCCACTGTACTCAAAAGTGATCCTGCGCACGGTATGGACCTTGCCACGCTTATCGGTATGGCGCCCCTGGGTATCCTGGCCGACGAGTCGCTGGAGAACAGCGTGGCCGATTTCGATGTGCTCATTGATTTCACTGCGCCGGAAGCCAGCCTAGAGCATCTGGCACTTTGTCAGCGTCACGGTAAGGGTATCGTCATTGGTACTACTGGCTTCTCGGATCCCCAGAAGCAGGTGATCGCCGCCGCAGCGGAACAGATTCCCGTGGTGTTTGCCCCGAATATGAGTGTAGGTGTCAACGTTTGCCTGAAATTACTGCAGGCGGCGGCCAGCGCCCTGGGCGATGAAGTGGATGTGGAAATAGTCGAAGCTCATCACCGCCACAAGAAAGACGCGCCCTCCGGTACGGCTTTACGCATGGGTGAGGTGATAGCCAATACGCTGGGTCGGGACCTGGGCGAAGTGGCTGTCTATGGTCGCGAAGGTATTACCGGTGAGCGGGATCGCAAGACCATCGGCTTCGCGACTGTCAGAGCAGGCGACATCGTCGGTGATCATACAGTCATTTTTGCCGGTCAGGGTGAGCGGTTAGAAATCACCCACCGAGCCAGCAGTCGCATGACCTTTGCTGCTGGTGCGGTGCGGGCTGCGGCCTGGCTGGGGGATAAACAACCGGGGCTCTATGGGATGGATGACGTTCTGGGATGGACAGACCGGTAG
- the carA gene encoding glutamine-hydrolyzing carbamoyl-phosphate synthase small subunit, giving the protein MAVTAVLALEDGTILRGESIGADGLSAGEVVFNTSMTGYQEILTDPSYARQIVTLTYPHIGNTGTNQEDNESDRAWASGLVIRDLPLIASNWRSEETLTEFLVRQNVVAIAEIDTRHLTRILRDKGPLNGCLLAGEALEKQGEEAALKAAREFPGLKGMDLARVVSIGESLRWETGEWQLGAGYSKPQNGKYKVVAYDFGVKRNILRMLTERQCEVTVVPAQTPADEVLAMSPDGVFLSNGPGDPEPCEYAITAIRQFLEKNIPLFGICLGHQLLALACDARTVKMRLGHHGANHPVQNLDDRTVMITSQNHGFAVDEQTLPANLRATHRSLFDGTLQGIERTDKPAFGFQGHPEASPGPHDVAPLFDHFIELIEKHRSAG; this is encoded by the coding sequence TTGGCAGTTACTGCAGTATTGGCGCTTGAAGACGGAACCATTTTAAGAGGCGAAAGTATCGGGGCAGATGGACTTTCCGCTGGCGAAGTGGTTTTTAACACCTCAATGACTGGCTACCAGGAAATCCTCACCGACCCCTCTTATGCCAGGCAAATAGTCACACTCACCTATCCTCATATCGGCAACACCGGAACCAACCAGGAAGATAATGAATCGGATCGGGCCTGGGCATCAGGCCTGGTCATCAGGGATCTGCCTCTTATAGCCAGCAACTGGCGCAGCGAAGAGACACTTACTGAATTTCTGGTGCGCCAGAATGTAGTCGCCATCGCCGAGATAGATACTCGGCATCTGACTCGGATCCTTCGCGACAAAGGGCCGCTGAATGGTTGTCTGCTGGCCGGTGAGGCACTGGAAAAACAGGGCGAGGAAGCGGCGCTCAAGGCCGCCAGGGAATTTCCCGGCCTGAAAGGCATGGACCTGGCCCGGGTGGTTTCCATCGGAGAATCGCTGCGCTGGGAAACCGGCGAGTGGCAGCTGGGCGCGGGCTACTCGAAGCCCCAAAATGGCAAGTACAAAGTGGTGGCCTATGATTTTGGCGTAAAGCGCAACATTCTGCGGATGCTGACCGAACGCCAATGTGAGGTCACCGTGGTGCCGGCCCAGACCCCGGCCGACGAGGTGCTGGCCATGAGTCCCGACGGTGTTTTCCTCTCCAACGGCCCCGGCGACCCCGAGCCCTGCGAATACGCCATAACGGCGATCAGGCAGTTTCTGGAAAAGAATATCCCTTTGTTTGGCATCTGCCTTGGACACCAGCTGCTGGCCCTTGCCTGTGACGCCAGGACAGTCAAGATGCGACTGGGTCATCACGGCGCCAACCATCCGGTACAGAATCTGGATGACAGGACTGTGATGATTACCAGCCAGAATCATGGCTTTGCGGTTGATGAACAGACTCTCCCTGCCAATCTGCGAGCTACGCACAGGTCGTTGTTTGATGGCACCTTGCAGGGTATAGAGCGTACCGACAAGCCGGCCTTCGGGTTTCAGGGCCATCCTGAGGCGAGTCCGGGGCCCCATGATGTCGCTCCGCTGTTCGATCACTTTATAGAGTTGATTGAAAAACACAGGAGTGCTGGTTGA
- a CDS encoding sigma-70 family RNA polymerase sigma factor produces the protein MTETPVLNGKTKQQRYEALVDALYQDVYRYAYWICKSKPLAEDLVQETFLRAWRSLDSLQNDKAAKAWLFTILRRENARIYERFQPDLVDVEDYSLPETGIDEPDDAMERELLHNAINQLESEYREPLLLQVVGGFSGKEIADILDLNSNTVMTRLFRARSKLKDHFASRQNEAIAELEEPNTDG, from the coding sequence ATGACTGAGACACCGGTCTTAAACGGGAAAACCAAACAGCAGCGCTACGAAGCACTGGTCGATGCCCTTTACCAGGATGTATACCGCTATGCCTACTGGATCTGCAAAAGCAAGCCGCTGGCTGAAGATCTGGTGCAGGAAACGTTTCTGCGCGCCTGGCGCTCTCTGGACAGCCTGCAGAATGACAAGGCTGCCAAAGCCTGGCTTTTCACTATCCTGCGGCGGGAAAACGCGCGGATTTACGAGCGCTTTCAGCCGGACCTGGTGGATGTGGAGGATTACTCGCTGCCCGAAACGGGCATCGATGAACCGGATGACGCGATGGAGCGGGAGCTGTTGCATAACGCCATCAACCAGTTGGAAAGTGAATACCGGGAGCCCCTGCTGCTGCAGGTTGTGGGGGGCTTCAGTGGCAAGGAGATTGCCGATATTCTCGACCTGAACAGCAATACAGTAATGACTCGCCTGTTCCGGGCGAGAAGCAAGCTTAAAGACCATTTCGCCTCCAGGCAGAACGAGGCTATTGCCGAACTAGAAGAGCCAAACACAGATGGATAA